AATGGCTAATGAGTATAATTAATAGCAATTTTGCAAGTTAATGATATATAAAATCTTGGTTTggtatggcttttttttttcttccttctttttttttttttcttctttacaaatttttaaaacttcattgtTTATAATTACTTTtgttgaattaatatttttttatgcaaaataagTTATATCAAACCAAAAGAGAATATGAAACAATAATTAGATGCAACaaaaagttgttcttcattattACACGCATGGGATGTAATTTGTACCGTGCTGTAAAAgaaaagcacttttttttttcaaatgtataTTGTTATTGTACGGGCCTCACCCCCCGTCAAGCCCAATTGCCCTAAGGCCCATAAAGACTAACTCTTATAAGAGCTCCGCACTGATTACACATGGTAACGCACGTGCCGTCCAAGGTGTTTGAGCTCGGAGTGCTCAAAGCAGCTTGTGACGTGCCCCTACCGAGCATAGAACTTGCATGCGGGGCTAGTCCCAACGCCGCTATCATTATCTCCTTCTCGTCACCAAACATTCACTTAGGTGAaacggtattggacctcccttccattgcctaggCCCATAAAGACTAACTCTTATAAGAGCTCCGCACTGATTACACATGGTAACGCACGTGCCGTCCAAGGTGTTTGAGCTTGGAGTGCTCAAAGCAGCCTGTGACGTGCCCCTGCCGAGCACAGAACTTGCATGCGGGGCTGGTCCCAACGCCGCTATCATTTTCTCATTCCCGTCACCAAACATTCACTTAGGTGAaacggtattggacctcccttccattgcctagggGACGCCCCTGCCGAGCATCAAATCCAGCGGTGAAGTCAGTTTCAATGCCACTCCTATTttcctcccactcccaactaaacccccacttatgggtaatagtattggacccTTCCTTCCATCCACTAGGGGAATAATCATGACCGttccactaagtttggctataaataggcaggGAAGATTCAGTTGAAGGGGTTAGCAATTCCAGAGTAAAGAGACTAGAGAAAGTAATACAAATCATCCCCAAGGAAGAAAGTGGAGTGTTAGTGGGAAAAGAGGGAATACTCAGGAAATGGGCCTGCCGAGCATAGCGCCACccgtggtaggaaatccaaaagcccactatacagatagattgtgagcccaaactccTCTGAGGCCCAGCAGCCTTATTTTGGAACGCACAGTTATAATAGGTCTCATCGGTTAACTTGactaataaaattcatttttgtcaaataaatTACTAGATAAGTTTAAATCCTGCCATTGTGTACACATAAATCCAATTAGTATTTTGGCATaatctcaaatctcaaaaaattaaaaaataaataaattttaaaatcaagttaAAGACTTGACTACCTAACTAGGTCTGATTAGACTTTAAAATCATTTGCAGAAATTGGTCATACTTTCAGAACCTAAAGTATTGCAACTTAAGCTAGTCATCGGTTCACAATCAGGTAAGTTTTGCGTACAAGTCCTGagaatttttatcattaaacccAGTTAAGATCTAGATACTGGATAAGTATACAAAGCTATATATATTGAagaaacataataatttatttgtcaCAGATTCTAAATTATGAAAGCCTTATTTCATAGTGTTGGTTTAACATTGAAAGTTGATTATTTTATGATCATATTGGCCCAAAAAACGATGTGTATGCATGCAGAACTCTCGCTTGGATCTCACACCTTGTACATTCATCCATTAACTAGTCCTATCTTTatattgagaaaagaaaaaaagaaaacgatGAGCTGCAATGTCACATTTGTACGGTTAGTCCAAATCTGGACTAAAAATAGTTACATAGAAGTATCTAAACAAACTGCTTTACATCCAAAAacaaggggggaaaaaaaagaattgaatgtTATCTGAGGGAAAaagttgcaaaaataaaaataaaaaataaaaaattatggaaacaCATATTACTATTCAATGATGAGAAGCTGAGATTACAAATTGAGTGTGTATACGTAGCATTCTGAAACTACAATATGAAATAAAAGGCAAAAATATGTATGATATTACGCTACTTAGTAGCCAGGGTATAGTGGCGGAGGAGGCGATGAGTATTGGAACCCGGTGCTTGGTGGGAGGATGATctctggtggtggtggtgaaatGACAGGTacaggaggaggaggagaagcaactggtggtggtggtgagtgaACTGGTGGTGGGGGAGAGTGCACTGGGGGTGGTGGAGAGTGCACTGGTGGTGGGGGTGAGTGTACTGGGGGTGGTGGAGAGTGCACTGGTGGTGGGGGTGAGTGCACTGGGGGTGGTGGAGAGTGGACTGGGGGTGGGGGTGAGTGCACTGGAGGTGGAGGGGAGTGCACCGGTGGTGGGGGTGAGTGCACCGGAGGTGGTGGAGAGTGGACTGGTGGTGGGGGTGAGTGCACTGGAGGTGGAGGGGAGTGCACCGGTGGTGGGGGTGAGTGCACTGGAGGTGGTGGAGAGTGCACCGGTGGTGGGGGTGAGTGCACCGGAGGTGGTGGAGAGTAGACTGGTGGTGGGGGTGAGTGCACTGGAGGTGGAGGGGAGTGCACCGGTGGTGGGGGTAAGTGCACCGGAGGTGGTGGAGAGTggactggtggtggtggagagTGAACTGGAGGTGGGGGTGAGTggactggtggtggtggagagTAAACTGGGGGAGGTGGAGAGTGCACAGGAGGTGGAGGAGAGtggactggtggtggtggtgagtgaACTGGTGGTGGGGGTGAGTGcactggaggaggaggagaatggactggtggtggtggagagTGAACTGGGGGTGGTGGTGAATGGACtgggggtggtggtggtggtggagagtGGACCGGAGGTGGAGGTGCGTACACTGGTGGTGGAGGTGGGGGTGAGTGGATTGGTGGGGGAGGTGAGAATACTGGTGGAGGTGGTGAAtggactggtggtggtggtgggggtggAGAGTGAACTGGTGgaggtggtgatggtggtggtggtgagtggaCTGGTGGTGGAGGAGAGTGAACTGGTGGTGggggtgatggtgatggtgatggtgatggtggtggaggtgggCGGTACCTTTCGCCAGGTGAATTGTCATATGGGTCTGGTCCTGGTGCTGGTGCTGGTACTGGTACAGGAGATGGTtttggagttggagttggagaTGGTTTTGGAGTTGGAGTTGGTTTTGGAGATGGAGATGGTGTTGGAGATGGAGTTGGGTTAGATTTAGGTGGTGATGGTTTTGGAGATGGATGAGAGGAGCCACCACAGTTCTTGCTGCAATCCACAGGTCGAGTCACCACTGGGAAACACATCTTGGTTGACTTTTGCTTAGGCCTTCCTGGCAAACAATTGCTTGTGTCATTCAACACCACATCTTGCGTCTTTTGAGATGGCACACATGCTTGAGCCTCCCCACTGAAGTAGTTATAAGAGAAGGTAAAGTTCGCTAAGTTGGGCAATTTGCAAACATTATCAGGCACATAACCTGTCAGCTTGTTATTTGAAATGTCCAATTCCTCTACATTCTTTAGCCCTGACAGGCTTTTTGGCAAGGTACCAATGAACCCGTTAGAGCTTGCAGCAAACACTGTCACATTGTTAAGCAAACCAATTTCTGGAGGGAAGCAACCACCAAGGTTATTGCCTATGAATAGGATCTCATTCAAGGTGTTTCCCATGTCCCCAATGGAACGTGGAATGCAACCGCTGAACTTGTTGTTTGCAAAGCTCACAACAGAAACCTTGGATTTGCCTAATGTGTTGGGGATGGTGGATATGAACCGATTGTTGTTTAAGAACAATGCATCCAAATCCTTCTCAAAGAGTTCTGGAGGCAATTTCCCTTCGAAGTCATTGAACCTGAGATCAAGATACTTGAGCTCTGGCCATGTGAGGACTACGTTAGGGAATTTGCCAACAAAGCGGTTGTTGCTAGCATCAAACTCAAACATAAGTGTAAGCCTTGACAAACTCTCTGGGATAATTCCACAAAACCTGTTTGAGTTAATGTGGAATAGTGCAAGATCGGTCAAGAGTCCCAACTCAACTGGAAGGTATCCCGCAATGTCAGCATGGTTAAGATCAACACCAGCAACAACGCTCAATTTGGGGTCATCAAGGGCTGGAGCACAAAAGACTCCGTTATATGCACAAACATCAGCACCAACCCAATTGCCGGTTGTGTTAAGTGGATCAGAGTAGATGGCCTTTTTCAATGCCTGAAGTGCGATGTAAGCTTTTCGGAGCCTTTCATTGGCAAAGGTCATGACAACATCGACCTCATATTCAAAGTCACGGGGAAGATCCCCATTTTCTGGGAGGGTCAAGAGCTGGCGGCGAGCAATGAGGGAAGCTTCAGCATCAGACAAAGCAAGAGAGAAGgttgaaaaagaagagaagagaagggaGAGGAATAGGAAGCAGCCTAAGGCCTGCTTTATTTGAGGTTTAGCCATTGCTGACCACCTTGGTTGGCCCAAGGCTGCTTATAGTAGGCAGGGGAGGTGAAGAGGGGAAGGGTGTTATATGGAGGGTGAGGAGAGTTGTGAATTGAAAGGTATTGCGAGGTTGTGAATAACAGGCCTCCAGTTTTAGCACCGTGAAATGTGGCTGCTCTTTCAGAAACTCACAAAATTCGGAGCTTCCTCTAATTTGTTAGTACAAATATAGAAACTTTGTTTCGCTTGGATTTATATGGTGTACATGGGTGTATAAAACAAGAAAACCATAGCTAAAAATTGACAATTGACCAAGTCATCTTTAATTGAATGGTTTCCAAATTAACTTTCCAAAATCAGGACATCAATGTTTGGTAACAATGTCATCTGGTACTAGGTGATCTGTTATAGCCGTTCCTATAACAATGGGTTCTGGAACGAAAAAATCTGTACCTAGTAAAGATCTGTGAACGGAATGTTAGACAACAGGCCTGAAATATCTGTAGGAGTGAACGAGAGAACTGTAAAGCAGCTTACACTTGGTATTGATCCTCTATCAAAGTAATGCAAACAAATCTGGGAAGCATTTCTCTCAGGATCCTAACAAGGAATTGTCTTTCGAGAGTGGGCATCTTGTTGGTGAATTGGAGCGTACTAATACTCTTGCAACTGATGGAAACCAAAGTTGGCTTAAGAGATCCCATAGCACTTCTGCTTTTGTAGTCCAGCGTGATACAGAAAGGACATTTACAGGAGAGCATGGAGGGACCATTATTTGAGAGGCCTACAGCACCAAGTTTGGCGGCAGGCATAGTGAAGAGTGCTACAGATGTGGTGTTTCACAGTGAAGGATGACAAGTTTAGAAGCTCAGGTGCCGGGTGAGCATTTTTGTTTTGCTGTAAATATCATGAGATTTACAAATCTGTAATATGAACTGCTTGTAGAATCATTAGGAATTGGAGGTTATATATTAGAACATTTCTTGGCTTCGCTATGTATGGTTTGTCACCACAAATGCTCGCTCTGATTCTAACTTGATTCTTGCATTGCATACTTACGCCTCTACGGGTTATGGGAGCATACTTTGAGAAACTTGGATCAAAATCTGCCGCAGTTTAATAAATAGCAGTGACAGATACAGAAAATAGAACTTGGTTcgtgaaaataattttttgtactCAGCCTTGTCAGAAATTCACGCCTGCTTAGTACTTACTATGTTATATTGTTATTTATGTTTAAACTgcttactttttaattttagagaAAGTGGAGTTTCACCATCCATGTCTGGATTTTCTTTTAGGTTTTGTTttccttctaatttttttttttttttttactactgaTACAGGAATTTTGAGCGATTACATCGGCATCTTAAAGACGttgtatacaataaaatttcctCCTAAAGGACATTCTCATCAAGTACAGAGGATGATTTTGATCAACAAGGATGCATTCAGCTTGATAAATATATTCAAGTATTAGTTATCCCCTGCTGCATTGATTTTGTATTGACTTCTCTTTTCTACCTGTTCCACCCTTCCATTGGGCCAATTAGGCCAATGCTTAAGGCCCAAGTGGAAGGGAGtctttggggaaaaaaaaaaaaaagaaaaaaaaaagaaagaaagaatgagatattagaaaaaaaatcatatctatgATCAACAATGTCCTAAAAAAGATTAAGTGAATTagttatattattaaaaagaaaaaggttagaaaaatttgaatacaaaaatttaattagtcaacTTGCCTatcaaaaagtaagaaaaataaattttaaattaaatatattataatatacaaatattcattaatttaattaatacataGATATAAAAAGGCACAATTCTAAATGTCTGGGCCACCCTGCTTGTTCCTGTTGCTATAGTTTTGCTATCTTTCCAGGAGTTTTTGTCAGTAGCTAAAGGCGCTGAACAACATGAATTGTGGGATTTTTGAGTGCCTCTAAGGTCTgcatgaaatttattattcctAATTTGGCTGAACATCCTACAGtttattttcttcaattattttatattttctatgaatCTGAACGTTTAAAAGCCCTTTCTTTGGTTGAAGAATTACTCTTTCGGAAAATCTTCCTTGATGATGAG
This portion of the Castanea sativa cultivar Marrone di Chiusa Pesio chromosome 7, ASM4071231v1 genome encodes:
- the LOC142644347 gene encoding uncharacterized protein LOC142644347 gives rise to the protein MTFANERLRKAYIALQALKKAIYSDPLNTTGNWVGADVCAYNGVFCAPALDDPKLSVVAGVDLNHADIAGYLPVELGLLTDLALFHINSNRFCGIIPESLSRLTLMFEFDASNNRFVGKFPNVVLTWPELKYLDLRFNDFEGKLPPELFEKDLDALFLNNNRFISTIPNTLGKSKVSVVSFANNKFSGCIPRSIGDMGNTLNEILFIGNNLGGCFPPEIGLLNNVTVFAASSNGFIGTLPKSLSGLKNVEELDISNNKLTGYVPDNVCKLPNLANFTFSYNYFSGEAQACVPSQKTQDVVLNDTSNCLPGRPKQKSTKMCFPVVTRPVDCSKNCGGSSHPSPKPSPPKSNPTPSPTPSPSPKPTPTPKPSPTPTPKPSPVPVPAPAPGPDPYDNSPGERYRPPPPPSPSPSPSPPPPVHSPPPPVHSPPPPSPPPPVHSPPPPPPPVHSPPPPVFSPPPPIHSPPPPPPVYAPPPPVHSPPPPPPPVHSPPPPVHSPPPPVHSPPPPVHSPPPPVHSPPPPVHSPPPPVHSPPPPVYSPPPPVHSPPPPVHSPPPPVHSPPPPVHLPPPPVHSPPPPVHSPPPPVYSPPPPVHSPPPPVHSPPPPVHSPPPPVHSPPPPVHSPPPPVHSPPPPVHSPPPPVHSPPPPVHSPPPPVHSPPPPVHSPPPPVHSPPPPVHSPPPPVHSPPPPVHSPPPPVHSPPPPVASPPPPVPVISPPPPEIILPPSTGFQYSSPPPPLYPGY